In Streptomyces sp. NBC_00414, a single window of DNA contains:
- the eccD gene encoding type VII secretion integral membrane protein EccD: MTDSAVAELCRLTVRAPSVSVDLAVPADVPVADLLPTLLRYVGEEAEEAGLDHAGWVLQQLGDAPLDEETTLARAGLSDGAVLYLRPHTEALPEARLDDLVDGIADTAGRRLNTWHPGAARGLLVGAAAATVVAALALVIWPGTSGSTPVTYAAVTGMLLLAGAGSASRAVGDRLSATALGVLVAPCLALAGWLLPGGDLTGPDARQVVGARLLAAGAAGAGGAVLALAATAVGAPALFATALVSVAGAIAGGLIGYTGLAVQASVALVATVVALAAGAVAPFAFKLAGMRLPSLPSSAAQLQEGIEPYAGDEVAERTMLAGRWVTALFASTGIICVAALVVLTEHPNLPEVLTAVGLTLLLLLHCRGLVHISQRLTLAVPGVLGLLLLARAWAVDHDGTGRAVVFAVLLAAAAALVIAAWTVPGRRVLPYWGRAAELAHTGFAVALLPFALWAAGLFGWLRGLFG, translated from the coding sequence ATGACCGACAGCGCGGTGGCCGAACTGTGCCGCCTGACCGTACGTGCGCCGAGCGTCTCCGTCGATCTGGCCGTGCCGGCCGACGTGCCGGTCGCCGATCTCCTGCCCACGCTGCTGCGCTATGTCGGCGAGGAGGCCGAGGAAGCCGGGCTCGACCACGCCGGCTGGGTGCTCCAGCAGCTCGGAGACGCACCACTCGACGAGGAGACCACCCTCGCCCGCGCCGGGCTCTCCGACGGCGCCGTGCTCTACCTGCGCCCGCACACCGAGGCGTTGCCCGAGGCCAGGCTCGACGACCTGGTGGACGGGATAGCCGACACCGCGGGCCGGCGCCTGAACACCTGGCACCCCGGAGCGGCCCGCGGACTCCTGGTGGGCGCCGCCGCGGCGACCGTGGTGGCCGCTCTCGCGCTGGTGATCTGGCCCGGGACCAGCGGGTCCACTCCCGTCACCTACGCGGCCGTCACCGGGATGCTGCTGCTCGCCGGCGCGGGCTCGGCCAGCCGCGCCGTCGGCGACCGTCTCTCCGCCACCGCGCTCGGCGTGCTGGTCGCGCCCTGCCTGGCGCTGGCCGGCTGGCTGCTGCCCGGCGGCGACCTGACCGGTCCGGACGCGCGGCAGGTCGTGGGCGCCCGGCTGCTGGCGGCGGGCGCCGCGGGTGCGGGCGGCGCGGTCCTCGCGCTCGCCGCCACCGCGGTCGGCGCCCCCGCCCTCTTCGCGACCGCGCTGGTCTCGGTGGCCGGCGCGATCGCCGGCGGCCTGATCGGGTACACCGGCCTGGCCGTACAGGCCTCCGTGGCACTGGTCGCGACCGTGGTCGCGCTCGCCGCCGGAGCCGTGGCACCGTTCGCCTTCAAGCTGGCCGGGATGCGGCTGCCCTCGCTGCCGTCCTCCGCCGCCCAGCTCCAGGAGGGCATCGAGCCCTACGCGGGCGACGAGGTCGCCGAGCGCACCATGCTGGCCGGGCGCTGGGTCACCGCGCTCTTCGCCTCCACCGGCATCATCTGTGTGGCCGCCCTGGTCGTCCTCACCGAGCACCCGAACCTGCCCGAGGTGCTGACCGCCGTCGGGCTGACCCTGCTGCTGCTTCTGCACTGCCGGGGTCTCGTGCACATCTCGCAGCGGCTGACCCTGGCCGTACCCGGCGTCCTGGGCCTGCTGCTGCTCGCCCGCGCCTGGGCCGTGGACCACGACGGCACCGGACGCGCGGTCGTCTTCGCGGTGCTGCTCGCCGCCGCGGCCGCACTCGTGATCGCGGCCTGGACGGTGCCCGGCCGCCGCGTGCTGCCGTACTGGGGCCGTGCGGCGGAACTGGCGCACACCGGCTTCGCGGTGGCCCTGCTGCCCTTCGCCCTCTGGGCGGCGGGGCTCTTCGGCTGGCTGCGCGGCCTGTTCGGCTGA
- the eccB gene encoding type VII secretion protein EccB encodes MQSKRDQVHAHSFMMGRLSSGLLMADPDAPESPLGRTTRGVVFGVLVTVLIGAGATVYGLLRPGGNDGWRDGEHLVVNRDTGARYLWTGTDGVLHPVRNYASARLIGGSDLATADVHTPSLQGVPVGTPVGIPGAPDAVPTAGQLDDGAWHMCVTGPEGALPNTSGVVATTGVDKPGATTVTAGTPLDSRGIGRDRGVLVSGPDDTEYLVWRGSRLPLDRDSDARNALGYGSQDPMPVSAAFLDALAPGPALKPPAVPGRGDKGPELGGEASRVGQLFKVSVPGGGSTYQLLREDGLVPLTRLGAALVLGDPATQKDAYQGQSPEVRTVGADALREHRAKDADSAASAELPDAPPLPQSAERGTALCAQVDGDHGGVRIRSVLVPLTQLTPVAVSAGTAQPLEPACVPTEATVVRPGHGALVRALHASGAAHAGTTYLVAENGVKYRLSAKDSLAALGYEAGDIGSVPAPLLAAFPTGADLDPAAAAGVTEPKATAPECGPAARPDRSGDSEKVDKPGELDKPETSDKVDAAGTVPQS; translated from the coding sequence GTGCAGTCCAAGCGAGACCAGGTACACGCCCACAGTTTCATGATGGGCAGGCTCAGTTCGGGCCTGCTGATGGCCGACCCGGACGCCCCGGAGAGCCCGCTCGGGCGCACCACCCGCGGTGTGGTCTTCGGCGTACTGGTGACCGTCCTGATCGGCGCGGGCGCCACCGTATACGGCCTGCTGCGCCCCGGCGGGAACGACGGCTGGCGCGACGGTGAGCACCTGGTGGTCAACCGTGACACCGGTGCCCGATATCTGTGGACCGGCACCGACGGCGTACTGCACCCGGTGCGCAACTACGCCTCGGCGCGGCTGATCGGCGGCTCCGACCTGGCGACCGCGGACGTCCACACCCCCTCGTTGCAGGGCGTCCCGGTGGGCACCCCGGTCGGCATCCCCGGCGCCCCGGACGCCGTACCGACGGCCGGCCAGCTCGACGACGGCGCCTGGCACATGTGCGTCACCGGGCCGGAGGGGGCGCTGCCCAACACCTCCGGTGTCGTGGCGACCACCGGCGTGGACAAGCCCGGAGCCACCACCGTGACGGCCGGGACGCCGCTGGACTCCCGCGGCATCGGCCGCGACCGCGGTGTGCTGGTGAGCGGCCCGGACGACACCGAGTACCTGGTGTGGCGGGGCAGCAGGCTCCCGCTGGACCGCGACTCCGACGCCCGCAACGCCCTCGGCTACGGCTCCCAGGATCCGATGCCGGTCTCGGCGGCCTTCCTCGACGCGCTGGCACCCGGCCCCGCCCTCAAGCCGCCCGCGGTCCCGGGGCGCGGCGACAAGGGCCCCGAGCTCGGCGGTGAGGCGAGCCGCGTAGGCCAGTTGTTCAAGGTCAGCGTGCCCGGCGGCGGCAGTACCTACCAACTGCTGCGCGAGGACGGCCTGGTGCCGCTGACCCGGCTCGGCGCCGCCCTGGTGCTGGGCGACCCGGCCACCCAGAAGGACGCCTACCAGGGGCAGTCGCCCGAGGTGCGCACGGTCGGCGCGGACGCGCTGCGCGAGCACCGGGCGAAGGACGCGGACTCCGCCGCGTCCGCCGAGCTGCCGGACGCGCCGCCTCTCCCGCAGTCCGCGGAGCGCGGCACCGCGCTCTGCGCCCAGGTCGACGGCGACCACGGCGGCGTACGGATCAGGTCGGTGCTGGTGCCGCTGACCCAGCTCACCCCGGTCGCGGTGTCGGCGGGCACCGCCCAGCCGCTGGAGCCCGCCTGTGTGCCCACGGAGGCCACGGTGGTACGCCCCGGGCACGGCGCCCTGGTCCGTGCCCTGCACGCGAGCGGTGCCGCGCACGCCGGGACCACCTATCTGGTGGCGGAGAACGGCGTGAAGTACCGCCTCTCCGCGAAGGATTCACTGGCCGCGCTCGGGTACGAGGCCGGGGACATCGGCTCGGTCCCGGCACCGTTGCTCGCCGCCTTCCCGACCGGCGCGGACCTCGACCCGGCCGCCGCCGCAGGGGTCACCGAGCCCAAGGCGACGGCCCCGGAGTGCGGTCCCGCCGCTCGGCCGGACAGGAGCGGAGACTCCGAAAAGGTCGACAAGCCGGGCGAGTTGGACAAGCCGGAAACGAGCGACAAGGTGGATGCGGCGGGCACCGTTCCGCAGAGCTGA
- a CDS encoding WXG100 family type VII secretion target, with the protein MADGIIDVQYPKVQQAIEELMEQTQVIITTLNTLEDELKPLVSTWEGADQEQYRVVQAEWDNATKNMAKLLGDNGELIRTIHDNHSRDERKSADNWGNVRAR; encoded by the coding sequence ATGGCCGACGGCATCATCGATGTGCAGTACCCCAAGGTCCAGCAGGCCATCGAGGAATTGATGGAGCAGACCCAGGTGATCATCACCACCCTCAACACCCTGGAGGACGAGCTCAAGCCGCTCGTCAGTACCTGGGAGGGTGCGGACCAGGAGCAGTACCGCGTGGTCCAGGCGGAGTGGGACAACGCCACCAAGAACATGGCCAAGCTCCTCGGCGACAACGGCGAGCTGATCCGGACCATCCACGACAACCACTCCCGTGACGAGCGCAAGAGCGCCGACAACTGGGGCAACGTACGGGCCCGTTAG
- a CDS encoding type VII secretion system-associated protein, producing MAGEKADVKHFDLKQMENFRDNEVQPVYTAAKKHREDGDGANIRPLGKLVDGHTTPDNLDQDKQLLRIGKMVTEPLVSGPKLIEGVRTAAEAIDKLLGDQMDLFKELKEALTDTIEEANKTKNKNLDAIDAQTLLQTFEEVDTLTAGGSEEEED from the coding sequence ATGGCCGGTGAAAAGGCCGACGTCAAGCATTTCGACCTCAAGCAGATGGAGAACTTCCGGGACAACGAGGTGCAGCCGGTCTACACCGCAGCGAAGAAGCACCGTGAGGACGGCGACGGGGCCAACATCCGCCCGCTCGGGAAGCTCGTCGACGGGCACACCACCCCGGACAACCTCGACCAGGACAAGCAGCTCCTGCGCATCGGCAAGATGGTCACCGAACCCCTGGTCTCGGGACCGAAGCTGATCGAGGGCGTCCGCACCGCGGCCGAGGCCATCGACAAGCTGCTCGGTGACCAGATGGACCTCTTCAAGGAACTGAAGGAGGCCCTCACGGACACCATCGAGGAAGCCAACAAGACCAAGAACAAGAACCTCGACGCGATCGACGCGCAGACGCTGCTTCAGACGTTCGAAGAGGTCGACACCCTCACCGCGGGTGGTTCGGAAGAAGAAGAGGACTGA
- a CDS encoding AAWKG family protein (Members of this family are unrelated to eukaryotic Tcp10, although some members contain a repetitive region similar to a C-terminal repeat region of Tcp10.) has product MADRYDPNSGTNLDKFDNAGDPSSDTWATLVTHITGYPVPDRNTIFDTLRSDHGGKLFRMDIKERSLSLMVKDSGFLTNSGEDYDIFFFDGGKKTKIMQARIVFEGRVKAGEEIYFAAPGSDDVNNAQVREGNEFTDYNKDKMSTIPLARYMNGPRTALMELLKGGTQNARFSNLGVGGSDAVDLKSFDSTGESFDYAAKFFRDHQVVLKDWEDRFSKDDASWKGEAAEVFRSLLKKIRENYDAYIETFDSSAGTGDETGTGNTVYSRALSLGRKYLEDAAKSLLDAWLTWAKSPYYDPLQVLRYVLDDLAQWVDANNVAKTNITSTTTRYSTTVRHSPQAGFLQSHPDYGDLTDIANWAKVGDAAVKIWNQGVAEYLGKPAATVQSNLNNHFLDLGEDFADNVPKPKSTSTASEEYEEKKAEEEKEEIKKQNEENKKYQDELREEQNRQREEDKKYQEELRAEQERQREEDKKYQDELREEANQQREEDKKYQDELRNEQKAEQEEAKREAEELRNEQNQQRDEDKKYADELREEQKREQEEAKREAEEQAKAVEESLTGLNDPNAVNEQNLDGLDDLLNQNNPVTTESLGDLGDINGEGQGSQNDLNNDLNEVNQSLGTLGGLNSGGGALRTPTGGNTQADGGKLTTDFPDGTTTSFDPDTGTLTTTSPDGNVTTQDLGDGLKVTNPDGSVTSLGDDGKLTTTFPDGTTQTVDPSTGQATTTNPDGTTTTTDLGSLTDLNGTANGDGVLDGPTGASTQLNNAGDLTTDFPDGSTTSFDPDTGTLTSTSPDGNVTTQDLGDGLKVTNPDGSVTSLGDDGKLTTTFPDGTTQTVDPSTGQATTVDPDGRTTTENLGNLGDLNSQNNLNDLNDLNDLNDLNNDVTTESLGDLGDLNADQSALETPTGGEVQLDDSGDFLTTFADGGSSTFDPDNGMLTTTDADGNTQTVDLTHGARVANPDGSFTTLDNGQLTTTFPDGSKQVIDPDTGIATVTDAQGNTEKVDLHDLNTSNNDRSSILDGLGDLNGVGGGGGGGGDGTTSRDVPLSELNLGGGSTGLGSTGGGLSGSDSLSSDLSSSGVAPLSDSTTTALGAGASAASGGTPGAPGTPGSPGMPMGGGGGMGGGAEKGNGERVRSVLVDAAEESERRNRRRRSPWNRQEDSDTFLAPASRVNTTGGGGDSTEEEQEPGRRATSSDYLDEDVDVWGTEEGGTPAVIGR; this is encoded by the coding sequence GTGGCCGATCGGTACGATCCCAACTCCGGCACAAATCTCGACAAGTTCGACAACGCCGGCGATCCCTCGTCCGACACCTGGGCCACCCTGGTCACGCATATCACCGGCTATCCCGTGCCGGACCGCAACACCATCTTCGACACGCTCCGCTCCGACCACGGCGGCAAGCTCTTCAGGATGGACATCAAGGAGCGCAGTCTCAGCCTGATGGTCAAGGACTCCGGGTTCCTGACCAACTCCGGCGAGGACTACGACATCTTCTTCTTCGACGGCGGGAAGAAGACGAAGATCATGCAGGCCCGGATCGTGTTCGAGGGCCGTGTGAAGGCCGGCGAGGAGATCTACTTCGCCGCGCCGGGCTCCGACGACGTCAATAACGCCCAGGTCCGTGAGGGCAACGAGTTCACGGACTACAACAAGGACAAGATGTCCACCATCCCGCTCGCCCGGTACATGAACGGGCCGCGGACGGCGCTCATGGAACTGCTGAAGGGCGGCACCCAGAACGCCCGGTTCAGCAACCTGGGCGTGGGCGGCAGCGACGCGGTGGACCTGAAGTCCTTCGACTCGACGGGCGAGTCCTTCGACTACGCCGCCAAGTTCTTCCGGGACCACCAGGTGGTCCTGAAGGACTGGGAGGACCGTTTCAGCAAGGACGACGCCAGCTGGAAGGGCGAGGCCGCGGAAGTCTTCCGCAGCCTGCTGAAGAAGATCCGCGAGAACTACGACGCCTACATCGAGACCTTCGACTCCTCGGCCGGCACCGGCGACGAGACCGGCACCGGCAACACGGTGTACTCGCGGGCCCTGTCCCTGGGCCGCAAGTACCTGGAGGACGCCGCCAAGAGCCTGCTGGACGCCTGGCTCACCTGGGCCAAGTCCCCGTACTACGACCCGCTGCAGGTGCTGCGCTACGTCTTGGACGACCTCGCCCAGTGGGTGGACGCGAACAACGTCGCCAAGACGAACATCACCTCCACCACCACCCGCTACTCCACGACCGTCAGGCACAGCCCGCAGGCCGGCTTCCTGCAGTCGCACCCCGACTACGGCGACCTGACCGACATCGCCAACTGGGCCAAGGTCGGTGACGCGGCGGTCAAGATCTGGAACCAGGGCGTCGCCGAGTACCTCGGCAAGCCCGCGGCCACGGTGCAGTCCAACCTGAACAACCACTTCCTCGACCTCGGCGAGGACTTCGCGGACAACGTGCCCAAGCCGAAGTCGACCAGCACGGCCTCGGAGGAGTACGAGGAGAAGAAGGCCGAGGAGGAGAAGGAGGAGATCAAGAAGCAGAACGAGGAGAACAAGAAGTACCAGGACGAGCTGCGGGAGGAGCAGAACCGGCAGCGCGAGGAGGACAAGAAGTACCAGGAGGAGCTGCGCGCGGAGCAGGAGCGCCAGCGTGAGGAGGACAAGAAGTACCAGGACGAGCTGCGGGAGGAGGCGAACCAGCAGCGCGAGGAGGACAAGAAGTACCAGGACGAACTCCGCAACGAACAGAAGGCGGAGCAGGAGGAGGCCAAGCGCGAGGCCGAGGAACTGCGCAACGAGCAGAACCAGCAGCGCGACGAGGACAAGAAGTACGCGGACGAGCTCCGCGAGGAGCAGAAGCGCGAGCAGGAAGAGGCCAAGCGCGAGGCCGAGGAGCAGGCCAAGGCCGTGGAGGAGAGCCTCACAGGCCTCAACGACCCCAACGCGGTCAACGAGCAGAACCTCGACGGCCTCGACGACCTGCTGAACCAGAACAACCCGGTCACCACCGAGAGCCTCGGCGACCTCGGAGACATCAACGGCGAGGGCCAGGGTTCCCAGAACGACCTGAACAACGACCTGAACGAGGTCAACCAGTCCCTCGGCACCCTCGGCGGGCTGAACTCCGGAGGCGGCGCCCTCAGGACCCCGACCGGCGGGAACACCCAGGCGGACGGCGGCAAGCTCACCACCGACTTCCCGGACGGCACCACCACCTCGTTCGACCCCGACACCGGGACGCTCACGACCACCTCGCCGGACGGCAATGTCACCACGCAGGATCTGGGTGACGGTCTGAAGGTGACGAACCCGGACGGTTCGGTGACGTCGTTGGGTGACGACGGCAAGCTGACGACCACGTTCCCGGACGGTACGACGCAGACCGTCGACCCGTCGACCGGCCAGGCGACCACCACCAACCCGGACGGCACCACCACCACGACCGACCTGGGCAGCCTCACCGACCTCAACGGCACGGCCAACGGCGACGGAGTGCTCGACGGCCCGACCGGCGCCAGCACGCAGCTGAACAACGCGGGCGACCTGACGACCGACTTCCCGGACGGCAGCACCACCTCGTTCGATCCGGACACCGGGACACTCACCAGCACCTCGCCGGACGGCAATGTCACCACGCAGGATCTGGGTGACGGTCTGAAGGTGACGAACCCGGACGGTTCGGTGACGTCGTTGGGTGACGACGGCAAGCTGACGACCACGTTCCCGGACGGTACGACGCAGACCGTCGACCCGTCGACCGGCCAGGCGACCACCGTCGACCCGGACGGCAGGACGACGACGGAGAACCTCGGCAACCTGGGTGATCTCAACAGCCAGAACAACCTGAACGATCTCAACGACCTGAACGACCTGAACGACCTCAACAACGACGTGACCACCGAGTCGCTCGGCGATCTCGGGGACCTCAACGCCGACCAGTCGGCCCTGGAGACCCCGACCGGCGGCGAGGTCCAGCTCGACGACAGCGGCGACTTCCTGACCACGTTCGCGGATGGCGGCTCGTCCACGTTCGACCCGGACAACGGCATGCTCACCACCACCGACGCCGACGGCAACACCCAGACCGTCGACCTCACCCACGGCGCACGGGTCGCCAACCCGGACGGCTCCTTCACCACCCTGGACAACGGCCAGCTGACCACCACCTTCCCGGACGGCAGCAAGCAGGTCATCGACCCGGACACCGGCATCGCCACCGTCACCGACGCGCAGGGCAACACCGAGAAGGTCGACCTGCACGACCTCAACACGTCGAACAACGACAGGTCGAGCATCCTCGACGGACTCGGCGACCTCAACGGCGTCGGAGGAGGGGGCGGGGGCGGCGGAGACGGCACCACCTCCCGCGACGTACCGCTCTCCGAGCTGAACCTCGGCGGCGGCAGTACGGGCCTGGGGTCCACCGGCGGCGGCCTCTCCGGGTCGGACTCCCTGTCCTCGGACCTCAGCTCGTCCGGTGTCGCACCCCTCTCCGACAGCACGACCACCGCGCTCGGCGCCGGCGCCTCGGCCGCCTCGGGCGGAACCCCCGGCGCCCCGGGAACGCCCGGCAGCCCCGGTATGCCGATGGGCGGCGGGGGCGGCATGGGCGGCGGCGCCGAGAAGGGCAACGGCGAGCGGGTGCGCTCCGTCCTGGTCGACGCGGCCGAGGAGAGCGAGCGCCGCAACCGCCGACGCCGCAGCCCGTGGAACCGGCAGGAGGACAGCGACACGTTCCTGGCCCCGGCCTCCCGGGTGAACACCACCGGCGGCGGTGGTGACTCCACCGAGGAGGAGCAGGAGCCGGGCCGCAGGGCCACCAGTTCCGACTACCTGGACGAGGACGTGGACGTGTGGGGCACCGAGGAGGGCGGCACTCCGGCCGTCATCGGGCGGTGA
- a CDS encoding YbaB/EbfC family nucleoid-associated protein translates to MTEPLEKRLEKAMAELQAAQEAVARTERELRQASFAVLSSDRAVRASVGPQGELTGIEFLENKYRDMSHQELSASVLEAANAARLKMNRHVMKAMAPFAEPSSNVPELKGFELDWERIFGPEVLREDDEDTARDVEAAPGWRDALGEDGED, encoded by the coding sequence GTGACGGAACCGCTGGAGAAGCGCCTGGAGAAGGCGATGGCCGAGCTCCAGGCTGCCCAGGAGGCGGTCGCGCGCACCGAGCGCGAGCTGCGGCAGGCGTCGTTCGCGGTGCTCTCCTCCGACCGTGCGGTCCGCGCCAGCGTGGGCCCGCAGGGTGAGCTGACCGGGATCGAGTTCCTGGAGAACAAGTACCGCGACATGTCCCACCAGGAGCTGTCCGCCAGCGTCCTGGAGGCGGCGAACGCGGCACGCCTGAAGATGAACCGGCATGTGATGAAGGCGATGGCACCCTTCGCCGAACCCAGCAGCAACGTTCCGGAGCTGAAGGGCTTCGAGCTGGACTGGGAGCGCATCTTCGGCCCCGAGGTGCTGCGCGAGGACGACGAGGACACGGCACGCGACGTCGAGGCCGCCCCCGGCTGGCGGGACGCGCTCGGCGAGGACGGGGAGGACTGA